One Clostridium sp. CM027 genomic window carries:
- a CDS encoding EutN/CcmL family microcompartment protein gives MVIGKVIGNVWATRKDEKLNGLKFLVIEPSKAAAGEGSGIFVAADIVGAGIGDSVLVTKGSAASASLHIKDVPVDAVIVGIIDSLEVDAEFL, from the coding sequence ATGGTTATTGGTAAAGTTATAGGCAATGTTTGGGCTACAAGAAAAGATGAAAAATTAAATGGATTAAAATTCTTAGTGATAGAACCATCTAAAGCTGCAGCCGGCGAGGGGAGCGGAATTTTTGTTGCCGCAGATATAGTAGGGGCTGGCATAGGGGATAGTGTATTAGTGACTAAAGGTAGCGCTGCAAGCGCATCACTGCATATAAAAGATGTGCCTGTGGATGCTGTTATAGTAGGTATAATAGATAGTTTAGAAGTAGATGCAGAATTTCTATAA